TCTTGCGTTCATCTTCTTTTAAAGGAAGTTGATGCTTCAGCTGTTCATAGCATTCTTTGAGGTGCGcccggcgatttttttttccaatttgttATGCACTTCCCGGGTACCAGCCCCATTACTATTGGAACTGATTGTTCGCCTCCGGCCGCTGCCACCAATAACCGGTGTGACGTGCATCATTTGAGACGCAATTGCCGCTTGTTGTGCTGACAACATCTGCAAATAGTGACTTCCAGTCGTACCTTGTCGCGATGGCGACTGATTACCACCAATGCAATTCATAGTATGGACGTCCTCGATGATCATGTCGCCTTCATCTCCATTATTTAGAAGCGATTTGTTAGCTGCAATTTTATGTGAAAGTGAAAAACTGCGTATGCGCGTATGCGTATGCGTATCATAAATTTTTCTACACGTAACGGGTGGTGGGGTAAGAGGTTCTGAAGTTTTATAACGTATTGAGGAATTTGAAGGTGCAGATGTGCTGTTGATCAGCGAAAATTTTGATGATATTGTCACCGATTGATGTTGTTGCTGTGTTTGTTTTGGTATGCTTATCGCTTTGGATGTTGCATCACCAAGTGTCGCTGCTGGCGATGCAATACGCAAACCATCATTCAGCAACATTTGGTTATTGGCCGCAGCGGATACGACAACAATATCGCCACCACTGCCACTATCAACAAgtctaaatgtttttgttttactaTTATATTGACTACTACAAATCCCCATACTGTTTTCCTCGTGCATTGGCTGTGGGGGAGTTTGTTGTTGTAGTTCTTGCTGCTCGTTTAAAGTATGAATAGTTTGTCTTGGCGGGTATAATACGGCGAGCCCATTATGCTTCGTGGATGATTTAATATGCGATGTGTCCAATACTTGTTGCTGTTGAATACCAACCATTTCccgccattttttttaataatgacttAGCCCGACGTGCTAAGTTCTCGTCCGTAGTACGTCTTCTTAAATGATTTATAAACTTTGCCAATCTGTTGGCTTCCACTTGCTCTCTGGTAACCGGTGAGCATTCCAATGAAGAAATAACAGACACGACTGAATCCATATTGACCACATCATAGTTTTGGTCCAGCGATTTACATAAACGTAGTGTTAAATCATATATATGTTGGGTGTTCATTTATACAAGCCTACACGAACCCCAAAAATTGTGAAAGGTTGTAATGAAAGATAATAAATTTCTCCTTCCTTATCGATTATTTTTATAGCATTGATTTTCAGGATGTTTCAAAATGTAACATTCTTATTATTAAAAggaaaacacgcttttataaaaCATACATGCGCAAGTTTAAGAAACTATTGCTGACTAACCAACGGAGTTGAGGAGTTATATTCTTATCCCGAAGTCTTCCAGTGCTGTCATAGTGCCATTAAATTAAATGTATATGCATCCTTTTAAAGAATGAATACTTTATCGGTACgggtaaaaaaaaagaaatccgtTAACCCGTTGGTGCCAGTGTATCATTTTGAACACGTTCTCAACATTTTGCATGTGTTTTCGAAAAGAGG
The DNA window shown above is from Eurosta solidaginis isolate ZX-2024a chromosome 2, ASM4086904v1, whole genome shotgun sequence and carries:
- the LOC137241829 gene encoding LOW QUALITY PROTEIN: uncharacterized protein (The sequence of the model RefSeq protein was modified relative to this genomic sequence to represent the inferred CDS: deleted 2 bases in 1 codon), translated to MVGIQQQQVLDTSHIKSSTKHNGLAVLYPPRQTIHTLNEQQELQQQTPPQPMHEENSMGICSSQYNSKTKTFRLVDSGSGGDIVVVSAAANNQMLLNDGLRIASPAATLGDATSKAISIPKQTQQQHQSVTISSKFSLINSTSAPSNSSIRYKTSEPLTPPPVTCRKIYDTHTHTRIRSFSLSHKIAANKSLLNNGDEGDMIIEDVHTMNCIGGNQSPSRQGTTGSHYLQMLSAQQAAIASQMMHVTPVIGGSGRRRTISSNSNGAGTREVHNKLEKNRRAHLKECYEQLKHQLPLKEDERKKTSNFAILGEAIKYVKTLKKKDQELEAEVEQLAKTKINSQLKHISLNALVSLKRELGPKYEHMFPGPFLDFDLNNCEKEHLNETTSLSSGLGSILYSSSSSFSSGGSNGSTTMSSPVGASISLPTALSPVISKTYINSNICACKQR